A window of the Henckelia pumila isolate YLH828 chromosome 3, ASM3356847v2, whole genome shotgun sequence genome harbors these coding sequences:
- the LOC140890251 gene encoding uncharacterized protein encodes MTSFSKIHMFSKEDFDDWKIRMQVHLSALNDDMWFVITDGPLSITKVNTAIAISGGGPQYIEKPRVEWTIEDKKKENLDNVAKDILYKTLDKNTFSKIKMCKTGKEIWEKLIQLCEGNEQTKENKLFVATQKFDNIRMKPEESMTEFDERVSSIVIELNALGKTYPNRKVILKVIRGLPKE; translated from the coding sequence ATGACTTCATTTAGCAAGATTCATATGTTCTCCAAAGAAGAttttgatgattggaaaattcgcatgcaagTGCATTTATCAGCCTTAAatgatgacatgtggtttgTCATCACTGATGGACCTCTGTCAATCACCAAGGTTAATACTGCTATAGCCATTTCTGGTGGTGGTCCACAATACATTGAGAAGCCAAGAGTTGAGTGGACAATCGAAGACAAGAAGAAAGAAAATCTTGATAATGTGGCGAAAGACATCTTGTACAAGACCCTTGACAAGAACACTTTTAGTAAAATCAAGATGTGCAAAACAGGGaaagaaatttgggagaaaCTGATTCAACTTTGTGAAGGGAATGAACAAACCAAAGAGAACAAACTGTTTGTTGCTACTCAGAAGTTTGACAACATCAGAATGAAGCCCGAAGAATCAATGACTGAATTCGATGAGAGAGTCAGTAGCATTGTCATTGAACTCAATGCACTGGGAAAGACATATCCCAACAGAAAAGTCATTCTCAAAGTTATCCGAGGTCTTCCCAAAGAATGA